From one Leifsonia soli genomic stretch:
- a CDS encoding ABC transporter substrate-binding protein, which yields MIKRRTLIAVGALAAIGLGLSGCATGGAAQSGGKQTVSLLVNVTPNLTEDWWNALVKPFEKAHPDIDVKIQNPGAEGVAAAVPRLLAAGEAPDVVESLPPSTELAPELVDLSKYDWATTAPLAEQYTIDGKYYMAGIGLQVQSLWFYNKDAFAAAGITETPTTVEQLSDDLAKLKKAGWTGIQTGGDWMSSYALQTVALPTVIADNHDWYQKMSDGTLTFSKTYGDSVREYADWIAKGYVNDDALGIKYADAEQNFLSGKAALYPMGSWFVASEAAAKSPANIGVFRAPAFSGTKQPAMGANIASPYVIMKESKHQDAAAELVKYLVTDKTAILDQLKVDGNYRAGYDYEMGDLGAELLKIVTDTPDSAYTPTGQGYGERTLPTGYSTEINAQTQALLGGTSAADVNKAMDDWFTANAH from the coding sequence ATGATCAAGAGGCGAACACTGATCGCGGTCGGCGCGCTCGCTGCCATCGGCCTGGGGCTGAGCGGCTGCGCGACCGGAGGGGCGGCGCAGAGCGGCGGAAAGCAGACCGTCAGCCTGCTCGTCAACGTGACCCCGAATCTCACCGAGGACTGGTGGAACGCGCTCGTCAAGCCGTTCGAGAAGGCCCACCCCGACATCGACGTGAAGATCCAGAACCCCGGGGCGGAGGGTGTCGCCGCGGCGGTGCCGCGTCTCCTGGCAGCGGGCGAGGCGCCCGACGTCGTCGAGTCGCTGCCGCCCTCCACCGAGCTCGCCCCCGAACTCGTCGACCTGTCGAAGTACGACTGGGCGACCACGGCTCCGCTTGCCGAGCAGTACACGATCGACGGCAAGTACTACATGGCCGGCATCGGGCTGCAGGTGCAGAGCCTGTGGTTCTACAACAAGGACGCCTTCGCCGCCGCGGGCATCACCGAGACGCCCACGACGGTCGAGCAGCTGTCCGACGACCTCGCGAAGCTCAAGAAGGCCGGCTGGACGGGCATCCAGACCGGTGGGGACTGGATGTCGAGCTATGCACTCCAGACCGTCGCGCTGCCGACCGTCATCGCCGACAACCACGACTGGTACCAGAAGATGAGCGACGGCACGCTGACGTTCAGCAAGACCTACGGCGACTCCGTCCGCGAGTACGCCGACTGGATCGCGAAGGGCTACGTGAACGACGACGCCCTCGGGATCAAGTACGCCGACGCCGAGCAGAACTTCCTCTCCGGCAAAGCCGCCCTCTATCCCATGGGCAGCTGGTTCGTCGCGAGCGAGGCCGCCGCGAAGTCCCCGGCGAACATCGGGGTGTTCCGGGCGCCCGCCTTCTCCGGCACGAAACAGCCGGCCATGGGGGCCAACATCGCGAGCCCGTACGTGATCATGAAGGAGTCGAAGCACCAGGACGCCGCGGCCGAACTCGTCAAGTACCTGGTGACCGACAAGACCGCCATCCTCGACCAGCTGAAGGTCGACGGCAACTACCGGGCCGGATACGACTACGAGATGGGCGACCTCGGCGCCGAGCTGCTGAAGATCGTCACCGACACCCCGGACTCCGCCTACACGCCGACCGGCCAGGGCTACGGCGAGAGGACGCTTCCGACCGGCTACTCGACGGAGATCAACGCACAGACCCAGGCGCTCCTGGGCGGGACGTCCGCCGCCGATGTGAACAAGGCGATGGACGACTGGTTCACCGCGAACGCCCACTGA
- a CDS encoding carbohydrate ABC transporter permease: MLTDNVASTSLLAGARDAGSRRPSARWGDRLAGVVMAAPAVIVFIAMFIVPMILAFVLSLTDWNGYSLRFDFIGFENYRFAFRNPRTIDAAVFTAVIAVTGTILCNAVGLALAALISGPGRANTVLRTIFFYPYIISALIIGFLWSALLSPHGAVNGLLGAVGVPPVPFLTDPSFAKATVILTIVWAHFGFNMILYIAGIKSVPTEYYEAATVDGASRWQQFRSVTVPMIAPVVTVNLVLTLVGLLKVYDVVLALTDGGPAASTQTIVYQILKDSFAQSRLGLGAAQSVVLLVITAAIGLAVTFARRGAERKVTD; the protein is encoded by the coding sequence ATGCTGACCGACAACGTGGCGTCCACCTCCCTGCTGGCGGGTGCGCGCGACGCCGGGAGCCGTCGCCCCAGCGCCCGCTGGGGCGACCGGCTCGCCGGCGTGGTGATGGCGGCTCCCGCGGTCATCGTGTTCATCGCGATGTTCATCGTGCCGATGATCCTCGCGTTCGTGCTGAGCCTGACCGACTGGAACGGGTACAGCCTCCGGTTCGACTTCATCGGGTTCGAGAACTACCGCTTCGCCTTCCGCAATCCGCGCACGATCGACGCGGCCGTCTTCACCGCGGTCATCGCGGTGACGGGGACGATCCTGTGCAACGCCGTCGGGCTGGCGCTCGCCGCGCTGATCTCGGGGCCGGGCCGGGCGAACACGGTCCTTCGCACGATCTTCTTCTACCCGTACATCATCAGCGCGCTGATCATCGGATTCCTGTGGTCGGCGCTGCTCTCGCCACATGGGGCGGTCAACGGCCTGCTCGGGGCGGTCGGCGTGCCTCCCGTGCCGTTCCTGACCGACCCGTCGTTCGCGAAGGCGACCGTCATCCTGACCATCGTGTGGGCGCACTTCGGGTTCAACATGATCCTCTACATCGCCGGGATCAAGTCGGTCCCGACGGAGTACTACGAGGCGGCGACCGTCGACGGAGCGAGCCGCTGGCAGCAGTTCCGCAGCGTCACCGTCCCCATGATCGCGCCGGTGGTCACCGTGAACCTGGTGCTCACGCTGGTCGGGCTGCTGAAGGTCTACGACGTCGTGCTCGCTCTGACGGACGGCGGACCCGCCGCATCCACGCAGACCATCGTCTACCAGATCCTCAAGGACTCGTTCGCCCAGTCGCGGCTCGGGCTCGGCGCCGCGCAGTCGGTGGTGCTGCTGGTCATCACCGCGGCGATCGGGCTCGCGGTGACCTTCGCCCGCCGCGGCGCAGAACGGAAGGTGACCGACTGA
- a CDS encoding GntR family transcriptional regulator, producing MPATALSDARLDRDAKEPLWQQLVAVLRDAIESGVLAPDQALPSEADLIDRYGVSRTVVREALAELVRRGQIYKIRAKGSFVAPPRRDLSFIGSNAGSSEDLAGTGRTVATRILSLDDGEADEQEAAALRVPEGTAVIRMRRLRTVDGTPWLLVQTTLPRDRFAGLLKAHLENRSLYDHLRRTYGVAPAGADRWLKAIIPSPEEASLLELPAGAPALDIVSVAWDEDGVPFEYYHALHRSDESRFYVGVR from the coding sequence ATGCCCGCCACTGCACTGAGCGACGCGCGGCTCGACCGGGACGCGAAAGAACCGCTCTGGCAGCAGCTCGTCGCCGTGCTGCGCGACGCGATAGAGAGCGGCGTGCTCGCACCCGACCAGGCCCTCCCCTCCGAAGCCGACCTCATCGACCGGTACGGCGTCTCGCGCACGGTGGTCCGGGAGGCGCTGGCCGAACTGGTCCGCCGCGGCCAGATCTACAAGATCCGCGCCAAGGGCTCGTTCGTCGCGCCGCCCCGACGCGACCTCTCGTTCATCGGATCGAACGCGGGCTCCTCGGAGGACCTCGCGGGAACGGGGCGAACGGTCGCGACCCGCATCCTCTCGCTCGACGACGGGGAGGCGGACGAGCAGGAGGCCGCCGCCCTGCGCGTCCCGGAGGGTACGGCCGTCATCCGGATGCGCCGGCTGCGAACGGTCGACGGCACGCCGTGGCTGCTGGTGCAGACGACCCTGCCGCGCGACCGGTTCGCCGGGTTGCTCAAGGCCCACCTCGAGAACCGGTCGCTCTACGACCACCTGCGCCGCACCTACGGGGTCGCGCCGGCAGGAGCCGACCGGTGGCTCAAGGCGATCATCCCCTCGCCGGAGGAGGCGTCGCTGCTCGAGCTGCCCGCCGGTGCCCCGGCCCTCGACATCGTCTCGGTCGCGTGGGACGAGGACGGCGTGCCGTTCGAGTACTACCACGCGCTGCACCGCAGCGATGAGTCGCGGTTCTACGTCGGCGTGCGCTGA
- a CDS encoding aldo/keto reductase yields the protein MAFRPAVGPLTATPGASGTFGLGCAPIGNLYTEVADEDATATVRAALAHGIRFFDTAPHYGAGASELRLGRALRGVDRDSVSIATKVGRRIVDSAGASVAAGATGVDTVGDLSADGVLRSVEGSLLRLGTDRIDLLHLHDPMDIDEALRVTIPAMVALREQGVVRAIGAGMVWPGPLTRLVREAGLDVVMIAGRITLLDRSAEAELLPAAAERGVGVIAAGVFNSGILADPEGTPFFDYRQATPEMRDRALRLRDICRDRGVTLADAAARYPLRRPGVEGVVIGARTPDEVAAFARSETAPIPEELWAELAAA from the coding sequence GTGGCGTTCCGCCCAGCCGTTGGCCCTCTGACGGCGACGCCGGGAGCCTCGGGGACATTCGGGCTCGGCTGCGCGCCGATCGGCAACCTCTACACGGAGGTCGCGGACGAGGACGCGACGGCGACGGTCCGGGCGGCGCTCGCCCACGGCATCCGCTTCTTCGACACCGCTCCGCACTACGGTGCCGGGGCGAGCGAGCTCCGCCTGGGCCGCGCACTCCGCGGCGTCGACCGGGACTCCGTATCGATAGCGACCAAGGTCGGCCGCCGGATCGTCGACTCCGCCGGGGCGTCCGTCGCGGCCGGGGCGACCGGTGTCGACACCGTCGGCGATCTCAGTGCCGACGGCGTGCTCCGCAGTGTCGAAGGCAGCCTGCTGCGCCTCGGCACCGACCGCATCGATCTGCTCCACCTCCACGACCCGATGGACATCGACGAGGCCCTCCGTGTCACGATCCCGGCCATGGTCGCGCTCCGCGAGCAGGGCGTCGTCCGCGCGATCGGGGCCGGGATGGTGTGGCCGGGGCCGCTGACGCGCCTCGTGCGCGAGGCGGGGCTCGATGTCGTGATGATCGCCGGCCGGATCACCCTGCTCGACCGATCCGCCGAGGCCGAGCTGCTGCCGGCTGCGGCGGAGCGCGGCGTCGGCGTGATCGCGGCCGGGGTCTTCAACTCGGGCATCCTCGCCGACCCCGAGGGCACGCCCTTCTTCGACTACCGGCAGGCGACGCCGGAGATGCGGGACCGAGCCCTGCGGCTGCGGGACATCTGCAGGGACCGCGGCGTCACGCTCGCCGACGCCGCGGCGCGCTATCCCCTCCGCCGGCCCGGTGTCGAGGGCGTCGTGATCGGCGCACGGACACCGGACGAGGTCGCGGCGTTCGCCCGCTCCGAGACGGCGCCGATTCCGGAGGAGCTGTGGGCGGAGCTGGCAGCGGCGTGA
- a CDS encoding amidohydrolase family protein produces MGGAGSGVIASGGAVDAHVHLWDTGRFSLAWFRPELGLPEVADAADLAERSARATTPIGPIAAAIAVQAADTTDEVRWLTALRHPLLAGVVVQYDPVAAPGSASAGVARSGVVRGVRVAVPGRRADLADVAGLDELCEGIGADGGVVEFLVRPEQLPAVGVVASRHPATTFVVCHLGLGAAEPDESWAAALAAAAARPNLAAKASGVVTGRADRRLRRALSVAVDAFGAQRLLFGSDWPMSARIAPYDEIVARTAAALPALGAAGDAAFWGGTARALYRV; encoded by the coding sequence GTGGGCGGAGCTGGCAGCGGCGTGATCGCCTCCGGCGGGGCCGTCGACGCGCACGTCCACCTGTGGGACACCGGCCGGTTCTCGCTCGCGTGGTTCCGGCCGGAACTCGGCCTGCCGGAGGTGGCGGATGCCGCCGATCTCGCGGAGCGATCGGCGCGCGCGACCACCCCGATCGGCCCGATCGCGGCCGCCATCGCGGTGCAGGCGGCCGATACGACGGACGAGGTGCGCTGGCTCACCGCTCTGCGGCATCCCCTGCTCGCGGGCGTTGTCGTCCAGTACGACCCCGTCGCCGCCCCCGGATCGGCGTCTGCGGGTGTCGCGCGGAGCGGGGTCGTCCGGGGCGTCCGCGTCGCGGTCCCCGGGCGGCGTGCCGACCTGGCCGATGTCGCCGGCCTCGACGAGCTCTGCGAGGGGATCGGCGCCGACGGCGGGGTCGTGGAGTTCCTCGTCCGTCCCGAGCAGCTCCCGGCCGTCGGCGTCGTGGCCTCGCGTCATCCGGCGACGACGTTCGTGGTCTGCCATCTCGGACTCGGTGCGGCCGAGCCGGATGAGAGCTGGGCGGCGGCTCTCGCCGCCGCGGCGGCCCGGCCGAACCTCGCGGCCAAGGCGTCCGGGGTGGTCACCGGGCGCGCCGACCGGCGACTGCGCCGTGCTCTGTCCGTGGCGGTCGACGCTTTCGGCGCGCAGCGCCTGCTCTTCGGCAGCGATTGGCCGATGTCCGCCCGCATCGCCCCCTACGACGAGATCGTCGCTCGGACGGCCGCCGCTCTCCCCGCCCTCGGCGCGGCGGGCGATGCCGCGTTCTGGGGCGGAACCGCCCGTGCCCTCTACCGGGTCTGA
- a CDS encoding right-handed parallel beta-helix repeat-containing protein produces the protein MMLGFTRARSRSAGLAGAGATATALILAIATAASPASAAPPPGHHHGHGATLYVSEGAARVGNGRSPQTPLPSIQECADQAQPGDTCVIQSGTYEETVTPPRSGTSTQPITFAAAPGAEVVVSGAEQLTGFTPVGQTQLDAVVATDPFAANSLFSQAVGAGKIYSVAADLGDAGGEAQVFTDETMDIEASYPFPGTDLLDPTVERADAGTADATIVDSTLTRPAGYWNGARALTSYWYVTATGTVASSAVGSVTLTTAPPCVHKVVPTDTWFRLSGKIGELGHPGSYFYDAQAKRLYVYSDDDPNGHRIEAKTRDLAFDLSAVSNVHVKGIGLFGATIRTGDSSTGVVLDDIDGKYLSHYWDVTQGATDCGANVTRGVTTSGIIIKGTGNTIKNSHLQYSAGNGISLGGYGNTAIDNVITDVDYAGTYAAAVAVQGHSQTVTHNTMARTGRSGINLQWNGVAGTTAGPDRIAYNDISGHATLSVDTAAIYSCCSSHMEGTRIDHNVLHDPDPRPGGVYPFGISGIYADNGMSDLQIDNNVGWGNHEGTVELNGLGTGSHDNLVYNNTGGMTLFYVKEAGQSTGTKIVNNIGPITGLAGATDGGLVLSNNLIDGDPLFVDAAAHDYRLQAGSPARNAAIALPGVNDGSTDPTPSLGAFQYGAAPWTAGARP, from the coding sequence ATGATGCTCGGATTCACTCGTGCCCGCTCACGGAGTGCCGGTCTCGCCGGCGCCGGAGCCACCGCGACGGCGCTCATACTCGCCATCGCGACCGCCGCCTCTCCCGCGTCGGCGGCTCCCCCGCCGGGCCACCATCACGGACACGGCGCGACCCTGTACGTCTCCGAGGGCGCCGCCCGCGTCGGCAACGGCCGATCGCCGCAGACACCGCTGCCCAGCATCCAGGAGTGCGCCGATCAGGCGCAGCCCGGCGACACCTGCGTCATCCAGTCGGGCACCTACGAGGAGACGGTCACGCCTCCCCGCTCCGGCACGAGCACGCAGCCCATCACGTTCGCGGCCGCGCCGGGCGCCGAGGTCGTGGTCAGCGGCGCCGAGCAGCTCACCGGATTCACGCCCGTCGGCCAGACACAACTGGATGCCGTGGTCGCCACCGACCCGTTCGCGGCGAACTCGCTGTTCAGCCAGGCGGTCGGCGCCGGCAAGATCTACAGCGTCGCCGCCGATCTCGGAGACGCCGGAGGCGAAGCCCAGGTCTTCACCGACGAGACGATGGACATCGAGGCCTCGTACCCGTTCCCCGGAACGGACCTGCTCGACCCGACGGTGGAGCGGGCGGATGCCGGAACGGCCGACGCGACCATCGTCGACTCCACGCTGACCCGTCCGGCCGGCTACTGGAACGGGGCCCGCGCGCTCACGTCGTACTGGTACGTCACGGCGACGGGGACGGTCGCGAGCTCGGCCGTCGGGTCCGTCACGCTCACGACGGCTCCGCCCTGCGTCCACAAGGTCGTGCCGACGGACACCTGGTTCCGCCTCTCGGGCAAGATCGGCGAGCTCGGGCATCCCGGATCGTACTTCTACGACGCGCAGGCCAAGCGCCTGTACGTCTACAGCGACGACGACCCGAACGGCCACCGCATCGAGGCGAAGACGCGCGACCTCGCGTTCGACCTCTCCGCGGTGAGCAACGTCCACGTGAAGGGGATCGGGCTGTTCGGCGCCACCATCCGCACCGGCGACAGCAGCACCGGAGTGGTGCTCGACGACATCGACGGCAAATACCTCAGCCACTATTGGGACGTCACCCAGGGCGCGACCGACTGCGGCGCGAACGTGACGCGCGGCGTCACGACGAGCGGCATCATCATCAAGGGCACCGGCAACACGATCAAGAACAGCCACCTGCAGTACAGCGCGGGCAACGGCATCTCGCTGGGAGGCTACGGGAACACCGCCATCGACAATGTGATCACCGACGTGGATTACGCCGGCACGTACGCGGCAGCCGTCGCCGTCCAGGGCCACAGCCAGACCGTGACCCACAACACGATGGCCCGGACGGGCCGGAGCGGCATCAACCTGCAATGGAACGGCGTCGCGGGCACGACCGCCGGCCCCGACCGGATCGCCTACAACGACATCTCCGGCCACGCGACGCTCAGCGTGGACACGGCGGCGATCTACTCGTGCTGCTCGTCGCACATGGAGGGGACCCGCATCGACCACAACGTCCTCCACGATCCGGATCCGCGTCCGGGCGGCGTGTACCCGTTCGGGATCTCGGGCATCTACGCGGACAACGGGATGAGCGACCTCCAGATCGACAACAACGTCGGGTGGGGCAATCACGAAGGGACCGTCGAACTGAACGGCCTCGGCACCGGATCGCACGACAACCTCGTCTACAACAACACGGGGGGCATGACCCTCTTCTACGTGAAGGAGGCAGGCCAGTCGACCGGGACGAAGATCGTCAACAACATCGGGCCGATCACCGGCCTCGCCGGTGCGACCGACGGCGGCCTCGTGCTGTCGAACAACCTGATCGACGGTGATCCGCTGTTCGTGGATGCGGCAGCGCACGACTACCGGCTGCAGGCGGGCTCCCCGGCCCGCAACGCGGCGATCGCGCTGCCGGGCGTGAACGACGGATCGACCGATCCCACCCCGAGCCTCGGGGCGTTCCAGTACGGCGCGGCGCCGTGGACGGCGGGCGCGCGTCCCTGA
- a CDS encoding carbohydrate ABC transporter permease, with amino-acid sequence MTTPLQDTPNLGAEALLAGPEPSRPGARTPRRRSRTAASERRSPLAAVVRWIALGATALVMLVPLYVLVISAFKPQEEIVRHPLEISPGTFTFEFLWNAITSSKFNVIAAYGITLLFVALVNLFCILLSAPVAYVIARGRRKWHMALLLLFVSGLFIPGQVTLIPVVFVLRVLGLINTIPGFILFETAATLPVTIFLFSAYLRTVPRDIDEAAALDGAGRIRIFWSCVFPIMRPVVATVVVLNSIGVWNDFVSPQIILGPGSGIYTVTTGVYAAVGEFSTDYTVVFPTLLLAIAPIVVFFIIMQRHIIGGLVAGATKG; translated from the coding sequence ATGACGACACCCCTTCAGGACACGCCGAACCTCGGCGCCGAGGCGCTCCTCGCCGGTCCGGAGCCGTCACGCCCCGGCGCACGGACCCCCCGCCGGCGCTCGCGCACCGCGGCGAGCGAGCGCCGCTCGCCGCTCGCCGCCGTCGTGCGCTGGATCGCGCTCGGCGCGACGGCCCTCGTCATGCTGGTGCCGCTGTACGTGCTGGTGATCAGCGCCTTCAAGCCGCAGGAGGAGATCGTGCGGCACCCGCTGGAGATCTCGCCGGGCACCTTCACGTTCGAGTTCCTCTGGAACGCGATCACCAGCAGCAAGTTCAACGTCATCGCGGCGTACGGCATCACCCTGCTGTTCGTGGCCCTCGTGAACCTGTTCTGCATCCTGCTCTCCGCGCCGGTCGCGTACGTGATCGCCCGGGGACGCAGGAAGTGGCACATGGCGCTGCTGCTGCTCTTCGTCTCCGGACTGTTCATCCCCGGCCAGGTCACGCTGATCCCGGTCGTGTTCGTGCTGCGGGTGCTCGGTCTCATCAACACCATCCCCGGCTTCATCCTGTTCGAGACGGCGGCGACGCTCCCCGTCACGATCTTCCTGTTCAGCGCGTACCTGCGCACGGTCCCGCGGGACATCGACGAGGCGGCGGCCCTCGACGGGGCGGGTCGCATCCGGATCTTCTGGTCGTGCGTCTTCCCGATCATGCGGCCCGTGGTGGCGACGGTCGTCGTCCTCAACTCGATCGGGGTGTGGAACGACTTCGTCAGTCCGCAGATCATCCTGGGGCCCGGCTCCGGGATCTACACGGTCACGACAGGCGTCTACGCGGCCGTCGGCGAGTTCTCCACGGACTACACCGTGGTGTTCCCGACGCTGCTGCTGGCGATCGCGCCGATCGTCGTCTTCTTCATCATCATGCAACGGCACATCATCGGCGGCCTGGTCGCCGGAGCGACGAAAGGCTGA
- a CDS encoding GntR family transcriptional regulator produces the protein MTDPFTSLAGLKRGLLSDQIYELMKSMIKDGTLPPGEQLVESQLAKRMQVSQAPVREALKQLAHEGLVSHVRHLGNFVASYSEEEFMQARAARAELEAIAGRLACGTLSPAVHAHLAALIEQMHAAADSGDLDAFRELDFTFHRSVVEASGNSYLPRMWDIIEPGLRSMHVLGDPSFEGDWHEVADWHRSLLDLLDGDDPAAASALFRAHAAGTLLEDPPADQTR, from the coding sequence ATGACCGATCCGTTCACGTCGCTCGCCGGCCTCAAGCGCGGACTGCTCTCCGACCAGATCTACGAGCTGATGAAGTCGATGATCAAAGACGGGACCCTCCCCCCGGGCGAACAGCTGGTCGAGTCGCAGCTCGCCAAGCGCATGCAGGTGAGTCAGGCCCCGGTGCGCGAAGCCCTGAAGCAACTCGCGCACGAGGGCCTGGTCTCGCACGTGCGGCACCTCGGCAACTTCGTCGCGAGCTACTCCGAGGAGGAGTTCATGCAGGCGAGGGCCGCGCGGGCGGAGCTGGAGGCGATCGCCGGCAGGCTCGCGTGCGGCACCCTGTCCCCGGCCGTCCACGCCCACCTCGCCGCCCTGATCGAGCAGATGCACGCAGCGGCGGACTCCGGCGACCTCGACGCGTTCCGCGAGCTGGACTTCACGTTCCACCGCTCGGTCGTCGAGGCGAGCGGAAACAGCTATCTGCCGCGGATGTGGGACATCATCGAACCGGGGCTGCGGTCGATGCACGTGCTCGGCGACCCCAGCTTCGAGGGCGACTGGCACGAGGTGGCTGACTGGCACCGCAGCCTGCTGGACCTGCTGGACGGGGACGACCCCGCCGCAGCATCCGCCCTGTTCCGCGCGCACGCGGCGGGGACGCTGCTCGAGGATCCCCCGGCGGATCAGACCCGGTAG
- a CDS encoding SGNH/GDSL hydrolase family protein → MTQRLVFAGDSITDAGRDRSDDRSLGDGYVAMIAAELAAQGADAVVINRGIAGDRAADLERRWERDVLAEHPDVLTVYVGVNDMWRRFDSDDPTTAAAFEATYRRLLEPLEAGPLATGPLAAGPLVLIEPYFVPVHAEQRGWLDDLDEKRAGVARLARETGASLVLLHDRMTRAADENGTAAIAPDGVHPTPAGSRIIADAWLAAFSDVSPAGTQAGARR, encoded by the coding sequence ATGACGCAACGACTGGTCTTCGCAGGCGACTCGATCACGGATGCGGGGCGCGATCGCTCCGACGACCGGTCGCTCGGCGACGGCTACGTGGCGATGATCGCGGCGGAACTCGCGGCACAGGGGGCCGATGCCGTCGTGATCAACCGGGGGATCGCCGGAGATCGTGCCGCCGACCTGGAACGGCGGTGGGAGCGGGACGTCCTGGCCGAGCACCCCGACGTCCTGACCGTCTACGTCGGGGTGAACGACATGTGGCGCCGCTTCGACAGCGACGACCCGACGACGGCCGCCGCCTTCGAGGCGACCTACCGTCGCCTGCTCGAACCACTGGAGGCCGGTCCGCTGGCGACCGGTCCGCTGGCGGCCGGTCCGCTGGTGCTCATCGAGCCGTACTTCGTCCCCGTCCATGCCGAGCAGCGCGGATGGCTCGACGACCTGGACGAGAAGCGGGCCGGGGTGGCCCGGCTGGCGCGCGAGACCGGCGCAAGCCTGGTCCTGCTGCACGACCGGATGACACGCGCGGCCGACGAGAACGGCACGGCCGCCATCGCCCCGGACGGCGTCCACCCCACGCCGGCCGGCTCCCGGATCATCGCGGACGCCTGGCTCGCCGCCTTCTCGGACGTCTCCCCCGCCGGGACGCAGGCGGGGGCACGGCGATGA
- a CDS encoding ribonuclease activity regulator RraA — MTDLPGTLPHPDFTLPVRGGAYRRPDAETIAGFDTITSATACAKLHGMGITRSYVDGPVPLNPGQRVVGSAITLQFMPQREDLASGLGQEYVERHTALWAVLEEVKPGDVLVIQAYGSRFSGCIGDILARYFLRKGGAGIVVDGRIRDAGRIRELGLPVWSTGTTPHYASQTELFPWGYDVPVAVGGALCMPGDVVIADDDGPVIVPQAMSADVIEAARDHEEWEIFSRHRLDEGARLSDYYPLTPDTRQEYEQWRSAQPLAL; from the coding sequence ATGACCGACCTCCCGGGCACGCTCCCGCACCCCGACTTCACGCTCCCCGTCCGGGGCGGCGCGTACCGGCGCCCGGACGCCGAGACGATCGCCGGCTTCGACACCATCACATCGGCGACCGCATGCGCCAAGCTGCACGGGATGGGCATCACGCGTTCGTATGTCGACGGACCGGTTCCCCTGAACCCGGGCCAGCGGGTCGTCGGGTCGGCCATCACCCTCCAGTTCATGCCGCAGCGGGAGGACCTCGCGTCCGGTCTGGGGCAGGAGTACGTCGAGCGCCACACCGCACTCTGGGCCGTCCTGGAAGAGGTGAAGCCGGGCGACGTGCTGGTCATCCAGGCGTACGGCAGCCGGTTCTCGGGGTGCATCGGCGACATCCTCGCCCGGTACTTCCTGCGCAAGGGCGGCGCCGGAATCGTGGTCGACGGCCGCATCCGCGACGCCGGACGCATCCGCGAACTCGGCCTGCCGGTCTGGTCGACGGGCACGACACCGCACTACGCCTCGCAGACGGAGCTGTTCCCGTGGGGGTACGACGTCCCGGTCGCGGTGGGAGGCGCGCTCTGCATGCCGGGCGATGTCGTGATCGCGGACGACGACGGACCGGTGATCGTCCCCCAGGCGATGTCCGCCGACGTGATCGAAGCCGCCCGCGACCACGAGGAGTGGGAGATCTTCAGCCGCCACCGCCTCGACGAAGGGGCGCGCCTGAGCGACTACTACCCGCTCACGCCCGACACGCGACAGGAGTACGAGCAGTGGCGTTCCGCCCAGCCGTTGGCCCTCTGA